The Cloacibacterium caeni region GATGCTTGGTTTTAATAAATTCAGAGAAATGTTTTCCGTGCAACCAATCCATCGTGATGATTTTTTCACACGAAAATTCTGGATAATATTTTGGAAATTTTATATTTTCTAAGTGAGCACATTGTTGCGCAATTTGCTCACTTCTAGAGAGTTCTAAATCATAATTGGTTTCTTCATACAATTTATCTTCTACTTCTTTAAAATAGGATTCAGAACCTTCTTTTCTGATGTTGAACATCTTCATTGCGATTGGTTTTACCAATTTCAAATCGCTGGAAATGCTTTCTTGAACTCCAGGATATTGAATTTTTACGGCCAATTCTTGACCGTTTTTCTTAGCTTTATGAACCTGACCAATACTCGCTGCATTGACTGATTCTGGTGAAAATTCATCAAAAATATCTTCAGGATTTTTGCCAAAATATTTTCTAAAAGTCTTTTTAACCAAAGCTCCAGAAAGTGGCGGAACCGAAAACTGCGAAAGCGAAAATTTTTCTACATAAGCTTGTGGCATGATATTTTTTTCCATACTCAGCATTTGTGCTACTTTCAGCGCAGAACCTTTCAATTCCTTTAAGCTGTCATAGATGTCTGCTGCATTGTCTTCGTTTAGAATTTTTTTGGCTTCTTCTTCGTCTTTGGTGATTTTGTTGCCGTAATATTTAATGTAATTTACGCCAACTTTTGCACCAGCTTTCAGTAAATTGCTGGCGCGTTCTATTTTTCCCGTGGGAATTTTATTGAGGGTTTTCATTTTTTACGATTTTTGAAATTTTTCTTTCCACAAGAATTTTCCTAAATCAATGATTTTTTTCAAAGGTTCATTGTTTAAGAATTCAAAACCTGTGTCAATGGTTTTTTCGATGAATAAATCTGTTTTTTCAAAACTTGGAGATTCGTCTTTTTGCCAAAATTCAATGATAGAGAGAAAATGCAACCAAAGCGCTTCTTCTCTAGATTTTTCATTGAAATTTTTAATAGAATCTTTAGCTTTTTCTAAAATTTCTAAGTCATTAAAGTCTAATGTTTTGATAAATTTTTGATGTTCAGATTTTAGTTCATGTAGTTTTTGTACAGTAGAAAGATTCTTTTTTCCTAAAATCATAAGAACTAAAGACCTATTCATGGTAAGGTTTTCAAAAAAGATGAAATAAAGATTCAGTAATCTTTCTTTAGCGCTCATGTCTTCATAACCTTCGATTTCTAGAGAAAGTTCTAAAGATTTTTGAAAAAAATGCTTTAAAATTTCTTTCTCCAGATGTTCGAAGCTTGAAAAGAATTGATAAAATTCTTTTTCATCAAAGTGATTTTCTTGTGCAAAAACGTAGATATTTTTGGGTCTTTCTCCGTGAGTAAGTAGATAATTTCCGTAATCGGATAATATTTTTTCTGAATTGATGGTTTTATTTTTCATATTTGAATTTTTTTAAATCGGTTTGTATTCCTTTAATAATGAGTTTTTTTGAATTAATTTCTATTAATTGATACATTCAATAGAATTTATTGATGACAAAAATAGTAAAATATTTTACTATTTAACAAAATAAAGTATAAATTTGTACAATAATTATGATTTAAAAAATAGATAATATGATCAAGATACAAGCAGAATCAAAATTGCCTACAGATTTTGGGAATTTCAAAATTGTAGCGTTTTCAGAATCACAAGAAGATTGGATGCCGCACATTGCATTAATCTCTGAAAACACAGATTTTAACGGAGTGGTAAACGTAAGAATTCATTCAGAATGTATTACGGGAGAGATTTTTCATTCTCAAAAATGCGAGTGTGGTCAACAATTAGACGCATCTATGAAATATATAGATGAAAATGGAGGAATTATTTTATATCTTCGTCAGGAAGGTAGAAATATTGGGATTATCAATAAAATAAAGGCTTATCAGTTGCAAGAATTGGGACTTGATACGGTAGAAGCTAATCTTCAGTTGGGTTTACCAGCAGATGATAGAGATTTTAATGTAGCGATAGAAATTCTTAATATATTAGGCGTTAAAAAAATCAATCTTTTAACGAATAATCCCGAAAAATTAAGTTTTGTGGAAAACAGTAATATTCAATTAGTTAAAAGAATTCCACTGAATATTAAGGCTAATCATATCAATAAATCATATTTAGAAACCAAAAAAACTTATTTTGGACATCAATTAGAAGAAGCATTATCATCAATATAAAAAATTAAATACCCTTGAAAACAACAGTAATTATTGGTTCCGGATTTTCTTCGCTAGCTTCTGCTTGTTATATGGCAAAAGCGGGTTACAAAGTGACGGTTTTAGAAAAAAATGAACAATTAGGAGGAAGAGCTTCCATGATGGAAATTGATGGCTATAAGTTTGATATGGGCCCAAGTTGGTATTGGATGCCAGATATTTTCGAGAGATTTTTTGCAGATTTTGGTAAAAAAGTTTCAGATTATTATAAGCTAGAAAAACTTTCGCCAGCTTATAGAGTGGTTTTTGGTGAAAATGATTACATCGACATCGAAGATACTCCAGAAAAAATCATTGCAACTTTCGAAAGAATAGAACCAGGCAGCGGAAAACATCTGAAAAAATTCATGGATGAAGCTCAAGAAAACTACCGAATTGCGATGCAGGATTTGGTGTATAATCCAGGTTTATCATTGCTAGAATTGGTTTCTGTAGAAAGTGCAAAAAGACTAAATTTATTTGTCAAAAATATTTCTGAGCAAGTAAGAAAGGAAATTAAAAATCCTAAATTGAGAAGTATTTTAGAATTTCCTGTATTATTTTTAGGGGCAAAACCGAATAAAACTCCTGCTTTCTACAACTTTATGAATCACGCAGATTTCGGGTTGGGAACTTGGTATCCGAAAGGAGGTTTCAATGCGGTTGCTGTTGGAATGGTAAAATTGGCGAAAGAATTAGGTGTGCAATTTAAAGTAAATGAAGAAGTTACAGCAATTGAATATTCAAATAGTCAAGCTAAAAAAATAAAAACCAACAACGGAATTTACGAAGCAGATATTTTCATTTCGGGAGCAGATTACGCTCACACCGAAAAACTTTTAAACGGAAACCGAAATTACAGTGAAGAATATTGGCAAAAGAAAACCTTTGCGCCGAGTTCTTTCTTATATTATGTAGCTTTTAACAGAAAAGTGAACCATCTTTTGCATCATAATTTGTTCTTTGATACAGATTTTGAAGCGCATGCAAAAGAAATTTATGATACCAAAGAATTACCAAAACAACCTTTGTTTTATGCTAATTTTTCGAGCAAAACAGATGATTCTCTTTGTGAAGAAGGTAAGGAAGTTGGATTTTTCCTTATTCCAGTTGCGGTTGATTTAGAAGACAACGAAGAAATTCACGAAAAATATTTCCAATTGATTCTCGATAGAATTAAAAAATGTACGGGAGAAGATTTAAGTGATGCCATAGTTTTCAAAAAATCATTCGGTGTAAAAGATTTCAAAGAGCGTTATCATTCTTGTAGAGGAAACGCTTATGGTTTGGCAAATACTTTATTGCAAACCTCGGTTTTAAGACCAACGATTAAGAATAAAAAATTGAAAAATTTCTTTTATACAGGGCAATTAACTGTTCCAGGACCTGGAGTTCCGCCTGCATTAATTTCTGGAAAAGTAGTGACAGATTATATTCTAAAGAACAATTAATCTATTGAAAATTTGTTAGACTCAATTTTAAACCACACAAAACACAAGAAAAATGAATAATTTTCAAATTTTTAATCACATTTCTGGATTAACCTCGAAAATGGTTACCGAAAAATACAGCACTTCGTTTTCTAGAGCTTCTACTTTGTTTAAGCCAGAAATTCGTCAGCATATTTATAATATTTATGGTTTCGTGCGTTTTGCAGACGAGATTGTAGATACTTTTCATGATTATGACAAAGCAAAATTGCTAGATGAGTTCGAGAAAAACTACAGAGATGCACTGGAAAATGGTATTTCTCTCAATCCTATTCTTCATTCTTTTTGTACTACTCAGAGAGAGAAAAATATTCCTCAACACTTGGTAGATGCGTTTTTGCATTCTATGAGAATGGATTTGGGTGATATCAAGGATTTAAATGACGAAAAATACAATGAATATATCTACGGAAGTGCAGAAGTAGTTGGTTTAATGTGTTTGAAAGTATTTGTAGATGGCAATGAAGAAGAATATCAAAAACTGAAACCTTATGCACAAAGTTTAGGAGCGGCGTTCCAAAAAATCAACTTTTTAAGAGATATTTCTGCAGATTATACAGATTTAGGAAGAACTTATTTTCCAAATGTGAATTTCAGAAATTTTTCTCAACAGGATAAATTAGAAATAGAAAAAGACATTGCTAAAGATTTTGAACATTCTTTAATCGGGATTAAAATGTTGCCGATGTCTTCTAGATTAGCGGTTTTTATGGCGTATAAATACTACACGAATTTATTCAAGAAAATTAAAAAATGTAAGCCAGAAATATTGATGCACAAAAGAATCAGTGTTTCTAATGCTAGAAAAGTTTATCTTTTCGGAGAGATGATTTTGTTTAAAAATCTTAACTTCGTAAGATAAATTTAAAATCTATGAAAAAGTTAGTTCTTGTATTTTTATTGTTTTGCAGTTTCGTGAATGCGCAAAGTTTAGTAGAGTTAAGAGGTTACCTTCAAAAAGGAGAAAACTCAGAAGAAGTAAGTAAAACACTTATTTCAAAATCTAAAAATGCTTATGATACAACTAAAAAGCCTATTTATATGGCATTTTATGCGGTAGGTAATTTTTTTATGGCAAAACACGCATCTAATCCTTTGAATAAATATTCTTATTTCAATAAAGGGAAAAAGTTGCTTGAAGATGCAATTAAAAAAGAGCCCAACAATATAGAAATCAGATTAATGAGATTAATTTCTCAAGAAAAAACACCAAGTTTTTTGGGTTACAATAAAAATATAGAAGCAGACCGAAATTTCATTATTAAGAACTATAAAAATTCAGATGATGAAAATCTAGTGAAATTCATTAAAAACTATCTAAAAATCTAAAATAAAAAAATGGAAGCATTACAATATTTTTTCATCACATTAGGCGTTTTCGTTGCCATGGAAGGCATTACTTGGCTCACGCACAAGTATATTATGCATGGTTTAGGTTGGTATTTTCACGAAGATCACCACCAACCAGGTTATCCTCATGTTTTTGAAAAAAATGATTTCTTTTTTGTGATTTTTGCAATTCCTAGTATTCTGTTATTCTATTTCGGAACGGTAAATGGAATCAACTATCTTTTTTTCATAGGACTAGGGATTTTACTGTACGGAATGGCTTATTTTTTAGTGCATGATGTTCTCATTCACAGACGTTTTAAATGGTTTGATAAAACCAATAACTGGTATTTACGTGGATTGAGAAAAGCGCACAAAATGCACCATAAACATCTTGGGAAAGAAGAAGGAGAGTGTTTCGGAATGCTTTTCGTGCCTTTGAAATATTTCAGAGAAGCTATGAATTCAAAAATGGCATAGTCAATAATTTAAAATCAAAGTTTTGCAACATTATTATTACATAGCTCTAGATATCTTGAGTTTCAGCATTCCTTTTATATTCAGTTTTGAGAAAAAATGGATGAATTTTATCCGTTTTTGGCAGCCTTATTTTTTGGCAATCATTACGGTGGGAATTTTCTTTATTCTATGGGATATTTATTTTGCTTACCAAAATGTTTGGGGTTTTAATGACGAATACTTAATGGGAATCAGATGGTTTAAATTGCCACTCGAAGAATGGTTATTTTTCTTGCTCATTCCATATTCCAGCAATTTTATTCACTATTCTTTAGAATATTTCTTCCCGAAATTGCAGTTGCCCAAAAAATTGACACAATGGATTTCTGTTCTTCTATTAATCGTAAGCGCAAGTGTTTTTGTCACCAATTTAGATAGAATTTACACCGCAGCAAGTTTTGGTTTGTTTGCATTATTGATGATTTTTCAAATATTTTACCAATGGGAATATGCACGAAAGTTTTACATCAGTTTTGTGCTGATTTATGTGCCGTTTTTCTTTGTTAATTCCGCTTTGACGGGAAGTTATTCAGAAAATCCAGTGGTTTTTTATGACAACAATGAAAACCTAGGAATCAGAGTGGGAACCATGCCTTTAGAAGACAGTTTTTACTGTTTTTCGATGCTTTACGGAAGTGTTTTATTGTTTGAATATTTTAGAAGAAAATGGAACTATTCTCTATCAATGTCTGTAAAATCTTAATTTAAAATAAATTTCAAAGATGAAAATCAATATAAAAAAGCAGTCAGGAATTTATACACTTACTTCGGAACAGATTCTTCCTATTTCTTTAGAAAAAGCTTGGGAATTTTTTACCCATCCTAATAATTTAGACAGAATTACACCGAAAGAAATGCAGTTTGAAATCACCAATAATCCACCAGATAAAACGTATCTTGGTCAAATTATTACCTATAAAATAGGAATTTTACCAATGGTAAAAAGCAATTGGATTACAGAAATTACGCATTTCGAAGACCAAAAATTTTTCGTAGATGAACAGCGTTTTGGACCTTATGCAATGTGGCATCACGAACACCATTTCGAAGCTACAGAAGATGGAAAAGTGAAAATGACGGATATTGTCAATTTCAAACTTCCTCTTGGAGTTTTTGGAGATTTATTGGCAGGTTTTTATGTGAAAAATAAAGTGAAATTTATTTTTGAAAGTCGTTTTAAAATTTTAGAAGAAATCTTTAAATCATGAAAATTTTTCTTACAGGAGCCACAGGTTATATCGGGAAAAGACTTCTCATTCAGTTGTTAGAAGAAGGTCATGATGTGGTGTGTTCTGTAAGAGACCAAAAAAGATTAAGCCTTAAACTCTATCAAAATCATCTTGAAAAAATTCAAATCATAGAAAATGATTTTCTAGATGAAAATTCTTTACAAAATATTCCACAAGATATAGATTTTGCTTATTATCTGGTGCATTCTATGTCTTCTGGTAGTGGAAATTTCTCAGAAAAAGAGAAAATTTCTGCCGAAAATTTCAGAAAAGCATTAGAAAAAACTTCAGTAAAGCAAGTCGTTTTCCTCACTGGAATTATCAATGAAGAAAAACTTTCAGAACATCTTCAGTCTAGAAAAAATGTAGAGCAAG contains the following coding sequences:
- a CDS encoding lycopene cyclase domain-containing protein, with protein sequence MQHYYYIALDILSFSIPFIFSFEKKWMNFIRFWQPYFLAIITVGIFFILWDIYFAYQNVWGFNDEYLMGIRWFKLPLEEWLFFLLIPYSSNFIHYSLEYFFPKLQLPKKLTQWISVLLLIVSASVFVTNLDRIYTAASFGLFALLMIFQIFYQWEYARKFYISFVLIYVPFFFVNSALTGSYSENPVVFYDNNENLGIRVGTMPLEDSFYCFSMLYGSVLLFEYFRRKWNYSLSMSVKS
- the ribA gene encoding GTP cyclohydrolase II codes for the protein MIKIQAESKLPTDFGNFKIVAFSESQEDWMPHIALISENTDFNGVVNVRIHSECITGEIFHSQKCECGQQLDASMKYIDENGGIILYLRQEGRNIGIINKIKAYQLQELGLDTVEANLQLGLPADDRDFNVAIEILNILGVKKINLLTNNPEKLSFVENSNIQLVKRIPLNIKANHINKSYLETKKTYFGHQLEEALSSI
- a CDS encoding sterol desaturase family protein, with translation MEALQYFFITLGVFVAMEGITWLTHKYIMHGLGWYFHEDHHQPGYPHVFEKNDFFFVIFAIPSILLFYFGTVNGINYLFFIGLGILLYGMAYFLVHDVLIHRRFKWFDKTNNWYLRGLRKAHKMHHKHLGKEEGECFGMLFVPLKYFREAMNSKMA
- a CDS encoding ABC1 kinase family protein — protein: MKTLNKIPTGKIERASNLLKAGAKVGVNYIKYYGNKITKDEEEAKKILNEDNAADIYDSLKELKGSALKVAQMLSMEKNIMPQAYVEKFSLSQFSVPPLSGALVKKTFRKYFGKNPEDIFDEFSPESVNAASIGQVHKAKKNGQELAVKIQYPGVQESISSDLKLVKPIAMKMFNIRKEGSESYFKEVEDKLYEETNYDLELSRSEQIAQQCAHLENIKFPKYYPEFSCEKIITMDWLHGKHFSEFIKTKHPQKTLNKIGQTLWDFYMYQMHVLKQVHADPHPGNFLISEKGELMVIDFGCVKEIPSDFYEPYFELAKVENLMNQAFFEQKLYELEILKAEDSSEEKVFFSKLFHEMLELFTRPFNQEFFDFSDESFFQEIADLGQRYAKLSDLKNMNTNRGSRHFIYLNRTFFGLYNMMHDLRAEGIEINHFQKFMVENA
- a CDS encoding phytoene desaturase family protein; this translates as MKTTVIIGSGFSSLASACYMAKAGYKVTVLEKNEQLGGRASMMEIDGYKFDMGPSWYWMPDIFERFFADFGKKVSDYYKLEKLSPAYRVVFGENDYIDIEDTPEKIIATFERIEPGSGKHLKKFMDEAQENYRIAMQDLVYNPGLSLLELVSVESAKRLNLFVKNISEQVRKEIKNPKLRSILEFPVLFLGAKPNKTPAFYNFMNHADFGLGTWYPKGGFNAVAVGMVKLAKELGVQFKVNEEVTAIEYSNSQAKKIKTNNGIYEADIFISGADYAHTEKLLNGNRNYSEEYWQKKTFAPSSFLYYVAFNRKVNHLLHHNLFFDTDFEAHAKEIYDTKELPKQPLFYANFSSKTDDSLCEEGKEVGFFLIPVAVDLEDNEEIHEKYFQLILDRIKKCTGEDLSDAIVFKKSFGVKDFKERYHSCRGNAYGLANTLLQTSVLRPTIKNKKLKNFFYTGQLTVPGPGVPPALISGKVVTDYILKNN
- a CDS encoding TetR/AcrR family transcriptional regulator, which produces MKNKTINSEKILSDYGNYLLTHGERPKNIYVFAQENHFDEKEFYQFFSSFEHLEKEILKHFFQKSLELSLEIEGYEDMSAKERLLNLYFIFFENLTMNRSLVLMILGKKNLSTVQKLHELKSEHQKFIKTLDFNDLEILEKAKDSIKNFNEKSREEALWLHFLSIIEFWQKDESPSFEKTDLFIEKTIDTGFEFLNNEPLKKIIDLGKFLWKEKFQKS
- a CDS encoding SRPBCC family protein codes for the protein MKINIKKQSGIYTLTSEQILPISLEKAWEFFTHPNNLDRITPKEMQFEITNNPPDKTYLGQIITYKIGILPMVKSNWITEITHFEDQKFFVDEQRFGPYAMWHHEHHFEATEDGKVKMTDIVNFKLPLGVFGDLLAGFYVKNKVKFIFESRFKILEEIFKS
- a CDS encoding phytoene/squalene synthase family protein, with the translated sequence MNNFQIFNHISGLTSKMVTEKYSTSFSRASTLFKPEIRQHIYNIYGFVRFADEIVDTFHDYDKAKLLDEFEKNYRDALENGISLNPILHSFCTTQREKNIPQHLVDAFLHSMRMDLGDIKDLNDEKYNEYIYGSAEVVGLMCLKVFVDGNEEEYQKLKPYAQSLGAAFQKINFLRDISADYTDLGRTYFPNVNFRNFSQQDKLEIEKDIAKDFEHSLIGIKMLPMSSRLAVFMAYKYYTNLFKKIKKCKPEILMHKRISVSNARKVYLFGEMILFKNLNFVR